The following are encoded in a window of Geobacter metallireducens GS-15 genomic DNA:
- a CDS encoding nucleotidyltransferase family protein, with translation MTEPRIHIPRDRIIEFCQRWKITEFSLFGSVLRDDFRPDSDVDVLISFAPDAAWTLLDHVDMQDELQTIFGRSVDLVSRKGIERSRNEVRRKAILESAEIFYEAA, from the coding sequence ATGACAGAGCCTCGTATCCATATCCCGCGAGACAGAATCATAGAATTCTGCCAGCGGTGGAAGATCACGGAGTTTTCACTTTTCGGCTCGGTGCTCCGCGACGATTTCCGGCCCGACAGCGATGTTGACGTGCTGATTTCCTTTGCCCCGGACGCCGCATGGACCCTGCTCGACCATGTGGATATGCAGGACGAGCTCCAGACGATCTTCGGCCGGAGCGTGGATCTCGTGAGCCGCAAGGGGATAGAGCGAAGCCGGAACGAAGTGCGGCGCAAAGCCATTCTTGAGTCAGCGGAGATCTTCTATGAAGCCGCGTGA